The sequence GGGTCTTGAACACGCCGACCGGCTTGCCGGATTGCACCAGCAGGGTCTCGTCGTCGTTCAGCTCTTTAAGGGTGGCGACGATCTTGTCGTAGCACTCCCAGTTGCGCGCGGCGCGGCCGATGCCGCCGTACACCACCAGTTCCTTCGGGTTTTCGGCGACATCCGGGTCGAGGTTGTTCATCAGCATGCGCAGCGGCGCTTCGGTCAGCCAGCTCTTGGCATTCAGCTGGGTGCCGCGCGGGGCACGGATTTCGACATCGCGGAATTTGGTGTTCGAGTTGCTCACGGGATGGCTCCTGACTCGGGTGACTGTTGGGCCTTCTAGGCGACCGGGTTAGCGGTGCGGCCGCCTGGACGTCCGCACACATATCTACTTGTACATACAAGCATATGCATGACTAGGGCCAACATGGCAGGACAGGCTGCGAAAAAATTCACCCAGCCTGTCTAGCACGCGGCCAGCGGGGATTTCAGGGCCGACGAAGACAGCCCGATGGACGAGGATGCAAGGCGCCCAAGGTGTTACCCAGCCCTACAGCGGTGACACTTTCTGGAGCATGACGCCCCATTGCGGGGCGAACCGGTAACAGACAATTACTTGCCTTCCTGCATGAGCAGCCCCCTTGGCCCCCACAGGCGCCATCGCCCTGGCGCAGGCTCGACCAGCGTATCTGTATATACAGCTACAACAGCACGAACCTTCCCTCTTCAGCGGCTCGCCTTCGCGCCACCGCTGCGCCCGCGCGCATCCGCTCAGCCTGAGCAGGCGCTACACAGGCCGCCGCACGCGCTGGCACTTTCGGTGACACCCCGGCGCCGCACCGGAGCCCGCCGATTCCGGCGCAGCGCTCTAGCCCGCCGCCGGGCATTTCCTGGCCCACTAATTGCCTAGCTGTATATACAGGCATGTATGCCACCGACATCCCCTCGCGGCAGAGTCCGCCCCCACTGCCAGGTAACACTTCCATGACCAACAGCGTCCGCATCCTTCCCGGCCACTTCACCCTCGACCAGCTGCGTCAGATCCACCAGCAGGGCGCCCACTTCGATCTCGATCACAGCTGCCTCGTCGCCGTCCAAGCCAGCCAGCGCACGGTCCACGAGATCATCGCCAACCAACGCACCGTGTACGGCATCAACACCGGCTTCGGCCTGCTGGCGCGCACCTCCATCCCTGGCGACCAGCTGACCAAGCTGCAGCGCAACCTGCTGCTGTCGCACTGCACCGGCACCGGCCCGCTGCTCGACGACGCCACCGTCGGCCTGATCATGGCGCTGAAGGCGGCCTCGCTGGCGCGCGGCTTCTCCGGCGTGCGCTGGGAAGTCATCGAGGGGCTGCGCAAGCTGCACCAGGCCGGGGTCTTCCCGTGCATTCCGTCGCAAGGTTCGGTGGGCGCCTCGGGCGACCTGGCGCCGCTGGCGCACATGTCCGCCGTGCTGATCGGCGTTGGCCAGGTGCGTCATGAAGGGCGCATCCTCGAGGCGGTCGAAGGCCTGGCCATCGCCGGCCTGGAACCCTTGGAGCTGGGGCCGAAGGAAGGCCTGGCGCTGATCAATGGCACCCAGGTATCCACCGCCCTCGCCCTGCGTGGCCTGTTCGCCGCCGAGAAGCTGTTCTCCGCTGCGGTAGTCGCCGGCAGCCTGACCGTCGAGGCGCTGAAAGGCTCCTACGTACCCTTCGACGCACGCATCCAGGCGGTGCGCGGCCAACCCGGGCAGATCGACGTGGCCGCGCTCTACCGCGGCCTGCTGCACGACAGCCAGATCAACCAGTCGCACATCCACTGCAAGCGCGTGCAGGACCCGTACTCGCTGCGCTGCCAGCCGCAGGTGATGGGCGCCTGCCTCGACCACCTGCGCTTCGCCGCCGGCGTGTTCCTGCGCGAGGCCAATGCGGTTTCCGATAACCCGCTGGTGTTCAGCGCCGATGGCGACGTGCTCTCCGGCGGCAACTTCCACGCCGAGCCGGTAGCCATGGCCGCCGACGTGCTGGCCCTGGCGATCGCCGAGATCGGTGCGCTGTCCGAGCGCCGCGTGGCGCAGCTGGTCGATCCGGCGCTGTCGGGCCTGCCGGCATTCCTGGTGCGCGAGGGCGGGCTGAACTCCGGCTTCATGATCGCCCAGGTCACCACCGCGGCCCTGGCCTCGGAAAACAAGACCCTGGCGCACCCCGCCTCGGTGGACAGCCTGCCGACTTCGGCGAACCAGGAGGACCACGTGTCCATGGCCACCTTCGCCGCGCGCCGCCTGCTGGACATGGCCGGCAACAGCTCGGCGGTGGTCGCCGTGGAGCTGCTCGCCGCGGCCCAGGGCGTGGACTTCCACCTGCCGCTGCAGACCTCGCCGAAGCTGGTCCAGGTAATGAACATGATCCGCGCCGAGGTACCGGGCTACGACGAGGACCGCTACTTCGCCCCGGACATCGCCGCCGCGCGCGCCTGGGTCGAGGGCGGCGCCTTCGCCCGCTGGCTGCAGCCCGACGCGCTGTACGCCTGAGCCCGCACCGGCCAGGGGCGCGAAGCGGGTTACACTCGCCGACCGCCCCGCCCGATTCGCCGCAGCCACGGAGCCGTTGCGCCATGAATGCCAAGTCCACCGCCCCGCAAGCCCTGTACCGCCAGGCCAAGTCCTACGTCGAGGACCGGCTGCGCTCCGGCGAGTGGCAGCCCGGCGACCTGATTCCCTCGGAGAACCGCCTGGTGACGGAGCTGGGCATGTCGCGCATGACGGTAAACCGCGCGCTCCGCGAGCTGACCGCCGAGGGGCGCCTGGTGCGCCTCTCCGGCGTCGGCACCTTCGTCGCCGACCGCAAGCCGCAGTCGAACCTGCTGATGATCGCCAACCTCGCCGACGAGGTCCGCGCCCGCGGCCACACCTACGAATGCCGGCTGATCACCCTGACCCGCGAGGCGGCCTCGATGCCGGTCGCGGCCGCGCTGTCACTGCCCACAGGCAGCTCGGTGTTCCACGTCACCTGCGTGCACTGCGAGGAAGGCGTGCCGGTGCAACTGGAAGACCGCTACGTGAATCCCGAGCTGATTCCGGAGCTGCTGCTGCAAAGGTTCGACAACGACCTGCAGCCGTCCCAGTACCTGCTTAACACCATCGCACCGGACGAGATGGAGCACATCGTCGACGCCGTGCTGCCCACACCGGCGGAAGCGGAACTGCTCGAACTGGAAGGCAACGAACCCTGCCTGGTGCTGATGCGCCGGACCTGGGTGCAGAACAAGGCGGTGACCTATGTGCGCTTCGTCCACCCGTCGTCGCGCTACCGCCTGGGCAGCCGCATGCCGGTGAACGGTGTCAATCGCGCGGGATAGCGCCAGACCCGCCCGGCGTAGGAGCGGATCTCATCCGCGAAAACCCTCGCGCCGATCCACCCGTAGGGCGCATAACCGCGTTCGCGGTTATGCGCCGCCAACCGGTACGACCACGGCGGATAACCCCTTCGGGGTTATTCGCCCTACGGGGTCGGAATTCGTGCCGTACGGTGGAAGCGCGGCGCGAAATCAGCCCCGCGCGCTGAGCTCGATCAAGCAGCAATTCACCGGCCCGTCCGACTCCAGGCACAGTTCGGCGAGCCCATCGACGCCTTCGACGCGCAGGCAATCGTGCTGCCCGAGCACACCGCAGTCATGCCCGTCGAGGCTGACGCGCAGGCCATCGCCGCAACTGAACAGCAGCCAGACGCCAGGCGAGGAGAACAGCCGCTGTTCGCCATCGACGCGCAGCCATTGCAGGCGCGCGTCGTAGCGGGCCGGCGAGTAGATCAGGTTGAAGTCGCGGATCGCTCCGCCCAGCAGGGTGCAGTGCACGCGGCTGTCGCCGCTGAAGGCGAAGGGATCGAGTGGCAGCAGCGGCCGCGAGTCCACGCCATCGACGCACAGGGACATGCCGGCGCCTTCGAGCACCGTGATGACCCGCTGGTAGCCGTTGAAGGCCGAGAAACCGCCGGACTCGCCGACGTCGGCGATCGACAGGCGCCAGCCGAAGCCCTCTAGCCCCGCGCCATCGTCGCGGGTGATCTCCAGGGTGGTCCCCGCCCCGTTCTTCCAGGGCATGCGGGGATAGTCCGCGGCGCGCAGCAGGTCGATCATTGTTCGAATTTCCCCTCGAGTCGGTAACGGGTGCCCGGATACAGCAGGCGGGTGCTGGACACCACCTGACGGCCGGACCAGGTGCGACGACGGATCAGCAGGCAGGGCTCGCCGCGCTCGATCTTCAGCAGCTTGCATTCGGCGGCCGTGGCCAGCACGGCTTCGACCACGTGCTCGCCCTCGGTCATCGGCGCCAGCGCCATCAGGTACGCGTTGGGCGTGTCGCGGGTGAAGTCCTGATCCAGGTAGTGCGGCGCGACCTGCGGATTGACGTAGCGCTCCTCTATCTGCACCGGCACGCCGTTCTCGAAGTGCACCAGCAGCGAGTGGAAGAGGCGCTGGCCTTCGCGCAGGTCCAGGGCCATGGCGCGCTCCGGCGTCGCCTTGACCTCATCGAGGACGATGACCTCGGCGCGGTGGCTGTGGCCACGGCTGGCGATCTCGTCGGCGATGTTGTGCACCTCGAACAGCGCCGCCTGGCCCTTGGGTTCGGCGACGAAGGTACCCACGCCCTGCATGCGCACCAGCAGGCCATCGGCGGTCAGCTCGCGCAGCGCGCGGTTGATGGTCATGCGGCTGAAGCCCAGCTCGGCGACCAGCTCGCTCTCGGAGGGCACCCGGTGATGCGCCGGCCAGGCGCCGCTGGTGATCTGCTGGGTGATCATCTGCTTGACCCGCGCGTACAGCGGCGCCGGCGTTTCCCCGAGCTGCGCAGCCAGCGGCGTGGACGAAGGGTGTGAATTCGGCATCGGAGCGCTCCTTGGCGGGATGACCTCAACGGCAGTTTACGCAGCCCATGAACGTCTGTATATGTATATACAAATAAATCCATGCGTGCAGGAGCATGATTATGCCCGCCTATTACGCCGAACGCGCCCTCCTCCCCACGGGCTGGGCCGACGCCGTCCGCTTCGAGGTTTCCGCCCAGGGGCTGATCGCCCAGGTCCAGGTAGGCGCCAGCGCCGAAGGCGCGCAACGCCTCGCCGGCCCGGTGCTGCCGGGCATGCCGAACCTGCACTCGCACGCTTTCCAGCGCGCCATGGCCGGCCTCGCCGAAGTGGCGGGCAACCCCAACGACAGCTTCTGGACCTGGCGCGAGCTGATGTACCGCCTGGTCGGCCGCATCACCCCGGAACAGCTGGAGGTCATCGCCCGCCAGCTGTACATCGAGATGCTCAAGGCCGGCTACACCGGCGTCGCCGAATTCCACTACGTGCACCACGACGGCAACGGCCGCCCCTACGCCAACCCGGCGGAGCTGTCGTTGCGCATCAGCCAGGCCGCCCGCGAAGCTGGTATCGGCCTGACCCTGCTGCCGGTGCTCTACTCCCATTCCGGCTTCGGCGGCCAGGCCCCGAGCGAGGGGCAGCGGCGCTTCATCAACGGCACCGACGCCTACCTCGACCTGCAGGCGAACCTGCGCAGCCGTCTTGCCGGGCAGCCGGCGCAACGTGTCGGCCTGTGCTTCCACTCGCTGCGCGCGGTGACCCCGCAACAGATCACCGACGTGCTGGAGTCGGACTTCAGCGAAGGGCCGATCCACATTCACATCGCCGAGCAACAGAAGGAAGTCGATGACTGCCTGGCCTGGAGCGGCCGCCGCCCGCTGCAGTGGCTGTACGACAACATCGAAGTGGACGAGCGCTGGTGCCTGGTCCACGCGACCCACGCGGTAGCCGACGAAGTCCGCGCGATGGCCGCGAGTCGAGCGGTCGCCGGCCTGTGCCTGACCACCGAAGCCAACCTCGGCGACGGCATCTTCCCGGCGGTGGATTTCCTCGCCCAGGGCGGCCGCCTGGGCATCGGTTCGGACAGCCACGTCTCGCTCAGCGTGGTCGAGGAACTGCGCTGGCTGGAGTACGGCCAGCGCCTGCGCGACCAGCGCCGCAACCGCCTTTACCGCGAGAAGCAGCCGAACGTCGGCCAGACCCTCTACGAAGCCTCGCTGCTCGGCGGCGCCCAGGCCCTCGGCCAGCCGGTGGGCCAGCTCGCCGAAGGCCAGCGCGCCGACCTGCTGGTGCTCGACGGCCACGATCCCTACCTGGCGACCGCGGGGAACGACGCCCTGCTCAACCGCTGGCTGTTCGCCGGTGGCGACCGCCAGGTGCGCGACGTGATGGTCAACGGCCAATGGGTGGTGCGCGAACGCCGCCACGCGCTGGAAGAAAGCAGCGCCGAGGAATTCACCACGGTGCTGCGCCAACTGCTGGGCTGATCGACACACACCTGTAGGAGCGAGCTTGCTCGCGAACCAACCCCGCTGCGGGGCCTTTCGCGAGCAAGCTCGCTCCTACGAAGAGCCCCATATGCAAAACGCCCCTTTCGGGGCGTTTTGCATTTCAGGGCTTGCCGATGGCGCTGTCGTCGCTGCGCCAGATCAGGTCGGCAGTGTCGTAGCCGCGCCGGTTGGCCTCGGCCAGCAGGCGCCGCAGGACGGGCTCGGGCAGGCTCGGCTGGCGCGACAGCAGCCAGAGGTAGTCGCGGTCGCGGCTGCCGACCAGCGCGGTCTGGTAGGCCGCATCGACGTAGAGCACCTGGTAGTCGCCGCGCACCAGGTCGGGGAAGAGCCGCGTCGGCCAGTTATCGAAGCGCACCCAGAAGGCGTCGGTGCGGCCGGGCACCTGTGGCGTCGCCGTGCCGACCACCTGCTTCCAACTGCCGTCGTCCGTGCGGCAGCGATTGAGCACCTCGAGGCTGCCGTCGGCGCGCAGGCTGTAGTGCGCCTCCGATTGCCGGCAGGCGCGCTGGAAGATCATCGGCTTGCGCGCCAGCTCGTACCAGGTGCCCTGGTAGCGCTGCGGATCGACTTGGACCGTGGCCGGCGGCTCGGGCGAGTGTCCGGCGCAACCGGCCAGCGCGGCGCCCAGCACAAGCAGTGTCAGGGCGCGCATGTCACTTGAGTCCTTCGCCGGAGAACATCAGCACCTTGTCGCCGGCGTACTGCACGCTGATGTAGGTTTTCTGGTCGCCCCAGGTGCAGCTGGCGAAGCCCAGCGCGCCGGCGCACTCGGTGGGCTTGCCGAGCAGCTTCTCGACGTCCGCCTTGGTCATGCCGGCCTGGAGCTTGGAATAGTTTTCCTGGTTGATCTTGCTGCAGGCGCTGATGGCGATGCAGAGAGCAAGCAGGGCGATACGGCGGAAGGTCATGGGCAACTCCTTGGCAGATGGGGGCCGCCGGTCAATCTTGGCACAGGCCAGGCCCGAGGCGCTGCCTTGGAGTCAGAAACGTGAGCCGGGTTCCGTAAGGAATTGCACTTCTTCGGCGCTGGATTCGCGGCCCAGAATCGCATTGCGATGGGGGAAGCGGCCGAAGCGCGCGATCACCGCGCGGTGCCTTTCGGCATAGTCAAGGAAGTCGGCGAACAGCGGCTTGTCCTGCTCGTCCGCTGTCTCGTGCAGCTCGGCGAAGCATTGCACCGCCTGGTCCTGCAGGGCGAGGTCCTCGGCGTGCTCGAGCACTATGTAGACGAAGACCCGCTCGATCGCCTGCAGCTGGCGGTCCAGCCCGGCGGCAATGCCCTTGCGCACCAGGGCCTGGGCGCGCGAATCGCCGGCGAAAGCGCGCGGCGAGTCGCGGAAGATCATCCGCGGCAGTTGGTCCAGCAGCAAGATCAGCGCCAGCCAACCTTGCGCCGAGCCAGCCCAGTCGGCCAGCCCGCCATCGAGGGCCTGGCGCGTCGGACCGCCGAATCGCAGGTCCGAGGCCACGTCCTCGCAGGCGCTCTTGCCGAACCATAGGCCGTGGCGCTGGGCGGCGACGTCACTGGCGCTCAGGGCGTCGCCGAACCACCAGTCCAGCAACGCCTGCCAGGCGGGTACCGAGGTCATCAGGCCTGGTGGTAGCCGGTGACGCGCTCGACTTCTTCCTTCGAACCGAGGAAGACGGCGACGCGCTGGTGCAGGCTTTCCGGCTTGATGTCGAGGATGCGCTGGGTGCCGTTGGTAGCGGCGCCGCCGGCCTGCTCGATGATGAAGGACATCGGGTTGGCTTCGTACATCAGGCGCAGCTTGCCGGGCTTCTCCGGCTCGCGGGCGTCACGCGGGTACATGAACACGCCGCCGCGGGTCAGGATGCGGTGCACGTCGGCCACCATCGAGGCGATCCAGCGCATGTTGTAGTTCTTGCCCAGCGGGCCTTCCTTGCCGGCCAGCAGCTCGTCGACGTAGCGCTTCACCGGGGCTTCCCAGTGGCGCTGGTTGGACATGTTGATGGCGAACTCGGCGGTGCTGGTCGGCACGCTGATGTTCTCGTGGGTCAGCACGAAGCTGCCCAGCTCGCGGTCCAGGGTGAAGCCCTTCACGCCGTTGCCCAGGGTCAGGATCAGCATGGTCTGCGGGCCGTAGATGGCGTAGCCGGCCGCGACCTGCTTGGTGCCAGGCTGGAGGAAGGCTTCCTCGCTCAGGCTGTCGTTCTGGCTCAGGTGCTCCTGCGGGCAGCGCAGGACCGAGAAGATGGTGCCGACCGAGACGTTGACGTCGATGTTGCTGGAGCCATCCAGCGGATCGAAGACCAGCAGGTAGGCGCCCTTGGGATAGCGGCCGGGGATCTGGTAGGGATGGTCCATTTCCTCGGACGCCATGCCGGCCAGGTTGCCGGCCCACTCGTTGGCTTCGAGGAGGATTTCGTTGGACATCACGTCCAGCTTCTTCTGCACCTCGCCCTGCACGTTCTCGGTGCCCATGCTGCCGAGCACGCCGCCGAGGGCGCCCTTGGACACGGCATGGCTGATTTCCTTGCAGGCGCGCGCCACCACCTCGATGAGGAAGCGCAGGTCGGCCGGGGTGTTGTGACTGCGGGTCTGCTCGATCAGGTAGCGGCTCAGGGTAACGCGGGACATGGACGGCTCCGAGGGAGAAGTAGGAAAAAAACAGCGCGCATTCTAGCGTGGAATCGATCGCGCCGCCTCCTGTGCGGCGCGACCAGCCCCTGCTTGGAGCCCACGGCTGACGCGCGGTTCCCTGCTTCCCGCGGCCGTCAGTCGCGGCCGATGGCGCCGTTCAGGTCGGCCTGGACGATTTCGATCCAGTAGCCGTCCGGATCGGCGATGAAGGCGATGTTCTTCATGCCGCGGTCCAGCGGCTTGACGAAGGACACGCCGAGCGCCTCGAAGCGCGCGCAGGCGGCGTGGATGTCCGGCACCGCGAAGCAGATGTGGCCGAAACCGCGCGGCTCGCCGTTGCCGTTGTGGTACTGGCTGTCGTCGCTTTCCGTGCCCCAGTTGTGCGTCAGCTCGAGCACCGACTGGCGGCCGAAGGTGTAGCGCTGGCGTTCGGACACATCCTCGGGCACCTGCTCGCCGCGGGTGTGGGCGAGGAAGTACAGGGAGAAGCGCGCCTCTTCGAAGTCCAGGCGGCGCAGCAGGCGCATGCCCAGCACACGGCTGTAGAAGTCCAGCGACTTCTGCGGGTCCTTGACGCGCAGCATCGTGTGGTTAAACACGTAGTCCTGGGTGACGGCGTCCGGCTCCGCGCAGATGCCGGGTTGCAGCTCGGTGGTGAAGCTCATGCGGAAGGTCCTCGTGAAGCGGGCGGCCATTCTAGCGACGCGCCCGCCTCACGGGGTAACAGCGGACTACTACCGGGTCAGAAGTCCAGGCTCAGGGCCAGGTTCACGCCCTGCTGCAGGTTGTCGTCGCTACGGTGCGCGCTGTAGCCGCCGCGCAGCGACAGCTCCGGGGTCAGCTTCTGGTCGAAGCCGAGGGTCGCGTGCTGCATGTGGCTCTGCGGGGTGTAGCCCTGCAGGGTGAAGTCGAGCGTCGACAGGCTGGTGAGGTTCATGCCGATGTTCTGGGTATCGTCGGCGTATTCGCGCTCGACTCCCACCTCACCGAACAGCCGGGTTTCGGCCGAAAGGTCGTACTTGCCCTGCAGACCCGCACCCAGGCGCCGCGAGTAGCGGTTCTGCTCGTCGAACGAGATCGCCTCGGCATCGCCACTGCCTTCGGTGTAGCCATCGACCTTCACCCGCGCCCAGTCGGCGCTCACGAAGGGCGACAGGTGCCAGTTCTCGCCGCCCTGGGCGATGTCGTAGCCGAGACGGCCGCTGAAGGCGATCAGGTTGCCGTTGGTGTCGGCCTTCTCCTCGACGGTGCGCTTGTAGATGGCGAACTTGCGGTTGGCGTCCGCGTAGTCGAGATACCCGGCGCTGACTGCTGCGTCGGCCCACCAGCGATCCTGCTGGAACTGCGCGAACAGGCTGCCGAGGTAGCTGTTGAGCTTGTAGTCGGAGTCCTCGGGGCCGGCTTCCAGCTTCTGCCCGTAGATGCCGGCGGCGACGCCGATGCGCCAGGCCTCGTCGAGGCGGTAGCTGCCGCCGAGGTTCAGGTTGTAGCCGAAGCCGTCGCCATTGGCGGCGCTGTCCTGGTCGTCGTAGTCCAGGTGCTGGCCGCCGCCGCTGATGAAGCCGCGCCACTGGCCGACGCGCTGCCACTCGCCCCAGTCGGCCAGCCACTGGCTGGGGCGGGGGGGCTGGAAGGTATTGAGGGTGCCCAGCGCCATCTCCGGCAGCAGGCTCGCCTCCCAGGGCGCGGACAGGATCGAGTAGGCGTAGTCGGCGATGATCGTCTGCCCGGCGATGGTCGGGTGCACGCCGTCGTTGAAGATCAGCTTGGTCGGATCGGGGCTGGCGCCGTGGCGGCCGTAGGTGGCGTTCTCCGGGCAGCTGTTGCCGCTGAAGCAGGTGCCCACCAGGTTCTGCCCGGTGGCCAGGCCATAGGCGCCGGGGTCGGCCAGCACTTCGCCGAGCATTTTCGGGATGTTCAGCGGAATGACGTTGGCGCCGCTGGCGGACAGCTCACTCACCAGCTCTTCGTTGAAGATGCCGCTGAGCTGGGTGCCGAACGACTGCAACGCAGTGCCATTGGTGGCCGGGGTCAGGCCGAGGTCGGGCAGAAGCCAGACCATGATGTAGCGCGCGCCGGCTTGGTTCAGGGCGTTGACGCTGTCCACCAGGCGTCCGGCGGCGGCGCGTGCGGTCGGATCGTTGGTGATCCTCAGCTGGAGGAAGTCGTTGCCGCCGCCGGTGAGGTAATAGAGCGCGTTCGGGTCGGCGCGACGGCCGACCAGGTAGCCGTCGCGGGTACGGGTCTGGCCGTTGGCGCTGACCACCGAGCCGCCCGGCGCGGTGATGGAGTCGTAGATCTGGTCGGTGCGGTAGCCACCCACTGCCCAGTTGTTGCCGTCAGGCAGGCCGTTGGCGGCATTCACCAGCGAGGTCGAGGGGCCACGGTCGGCGGCGGAAACGCCTAGGCGGCCACCGATGATCATGGCCGCGGTGGGGCCGAAGATCTCGCCGCTGCCGTCCAGGTAGGTCGGGCCGACGCGGTTGGTGAAGCGGGTGGAGGCGCCGGCCGGGCCGCCAGCGTCGGGGAACTGCCCCGCATCGCTGAGGCTGTCGCCGAAGATCACCATGGTCGAATACGGGGAGGGGGAAGCCGAGGCTTGGCCGGCGATGCCGAGCAGGCAGGCGGCGGCCAGGGGCGTGAGCACCTGTTTGATCATTCTGCAGACTCCGTGCTTGTTCTTATTGGTAGTGCACAACGCGAATTACAGTATCAGAAGATTCACGCAGAGTAGCGTTCTTGACGCTTTTCCCTACATAAGCTGGCGTGATTTCCCCGATTCCTTCGCTTTTCGACGCAAAAGCCGCTCAGGCGCTCGTCTTGCCCCCACGCAGCAGGCTGTACGCCATGCCCCCGAGCAGCGCCACGCCGGCGAGCAGCACCGCCCACAGGCCGATGCGCTTCCAGTTGCCCTCGCCTACCGCCTGCGCTGCTGCACTGGCGCCCTGCAACGGGCTTGCGAGGCTGGCTTGGCCAATCGGTGCAGGCTTCTGCGCGTCATAGCCGGGGATCAGCACGCTCAGCGGCAAGCTGGCCGAATGTGCGTCCGCCTTGCCCAGCGCAAGGCTGTAGGGCGCACTGCCACGAGCCAGGAACACCAGCTCGCTGGCGCGCATCGCCACGCTCAGGCTCGGCGCCGCAGAGCCCAATCCGGTGCCGCGCTCGTCGGTGACCAGGCGCAACTGGCGCACCGGGCTGCCCGCCAGCGTCAGCTCGTCCTGGCGAACCTGGCGCCCCTCCATCGGCAGGTCGTAGAGCACGCCGCGGGCCAGCGGATACCAGCCCTCCTGCTCGCCCTGCCCCTTGTCGGCGCGCCCTGACAGCGCCACCGGCGCCATCAGGTGCTGCTGCGCCGGATCGAGGCTGAAGCGCACGCGCTCCAGCGGCAGCGCCAAGGGCAGGTCCCAGCGGAAGCTGCCGTCACTCTCGCGGCGCCCGGCAAGCGGCTCCGACCACACCAGCGGCGTCGCGGCGGCCATGTCGGTTCGGCCCTGCAGGCGCGCGCCCTTCAGCTCGACCGCTTCCTGCCCGCTCGCCCAGAGCAGGCGCAGGTAGCGGGCCTTCTGGCCGGGCAGCGGTATGTCGCTGACGTCCATGCGCTCGCCGTTGAAGCTCAGCCGCGCGAGCTGGCCGTCGCCCCAGGGGCGCCAGTGCTGCAGGTCGTCGCTGGCTTCGATGCGGAAGTGCT is a genomic window of Pseudomonas knackmussii B13 containing:
- a CDS encoding DUF3999 domain-containing protein; its protein translation is MKLHTLVCFLGLATGFASAAENPADYPQQAPLTLQGEGPWYRLQVPMAVQLAAKHADLRDLRVFDKEGEALPYALNVVSAQASSTEHSATARLFPLYGAAADPGQQPGLRIQRSTVGTVVEVLPDTPPATGERRSGWLLDAGDADFPFERLALDWNSSAEGFQHFRIEASDDLQHWRPWGDGQLARLSFNGERMDVSDIPLPGQKARYLRLLWASGQEAVELKGARLQGRTDMAAATPLVWSEPLAGRRESDGSFRWDLPLALPLERVRFSLDPAQQHLMAPVALSGRADKGQGEQEGWYPLARGVLYDLPMEGRQVRQDELTLAGSPVRQLRLVTDERGTGLGSAAPSLSVAMRASELVFLARGSAPYSLALGKADAHSASLPLSVLIPGYDAQKPAPIGQASLASPLQGASAAAQAVGEGNWKRIGLWAVLLAGVALLGGMAYSLLRGGKTSA
- the estP gene encoding esterase EstP, encoding MIKQVLTPLAAACLLGIAGQASASPSPYSTMVIFGDSLSDAGQFPDAGGPAGASTRFTNRVGPTYLDGSGEIFGPTAAMIIGGRLGVSAADRGPSTSLVNAANGLPDGNNWAVGGYRTDQIYDSITAPGGSVVSANGQTRTRDGYLVGRRADPNALYYLTGGGNDFLQLRITNDPTARAAAGRLVDSVNALNQAGARYIMVWLLPDLGLTPATNGTALQSFGTQLSGIFNEELVSELSASGANVIPLNIPKMLGEVLADPGAYGLATGQNLVGTCFSGNSCPENATYGRHGASPDPTKLIFNDGVHPTIAGQTIIADYAYSILSAPWEASLLPEMALGTLNTFQPPRPSQWLADWGEWQRVGQWRGFISGGGQHLDYDDQDSAANGDGFGYNLNLGGSYRLDEAWRIGVAAGIYGQKLEAGPEDSDYKLNSYLGSLFAQFQQDRWWADAAVSAGYLDYADANRKFAIYKRTVEEKADTNGNLIAFSGRLGYDIAQGGENWHLSPFVSADWARVKVDGYTEGSGDAEAISFDEQNRYSRRLGAGLQGKYDLSAETRLFGEVGVEREYADDTQNIGMNLTSLSTLDFTLQGYTPQSHMQHATLGFDQKLTPELSLRGGYSAHRSDDNLQQGVNLALSLDF